tTTTCCATTTGTATCTGATAGGGGGAGCAGTGCACAGTGTTACATGGCAGTGAAAAGAACTGCTGCCTTTTCTGGTAAATGGGGACGGGAGGGGTGCAGGCTGAGAGGTTTACAGTGAGCAATAGGAGACAGAGGCAGGCACGGAAACAAGTCATACAAATTATAAACACAGAAATCTCTTGTCAACGTGTGCTAGGCGGGCTGCTTACATGTTATGAGAGGCTAATCTAAACAGAAAGTGAAGAGACAAGGGAGGGGAAATTTGCAGGGGAATGTTAAGAAGATTTCACAGACAGGTTTGgtcaataacaacaacatacttttttatgtctttacatTTTTCTGTACCTGCTGTACAGGACATGAACTAAGCAATGATCATCACAGTAGAAAAGTACATAGTTAAGATTTTTAATAACATGtaggcatttaaaaaaaataattcaaattacATCTAAGGTAGAACGTATGATAGCACTTTCATAGGAAGCATCAGCTTTCCTGCTGGACACTACTGCAATAAAAGCAGTTTAGTGAGATTTATTAGAAAGTAATTCTTAGCTAAAGTATCAAACCAAATATTCTCGATAAATTGTGTTTCAGATATGTCGGAACAGTTTGGGGGCCATTCACTGATACATGTTTTtaatcttctttatttcatcagGGGAACCAAGTGAAACTGTCAAGAATTCATCAGAACATTCTGTACCACCACAAAGCCTGCATGCAGTGTGGGAGGAGCCGTTCATACCAGATCCTCAATCAACCGCAAACAGCCAACAGAAACTTTAGTTTCAATTTCATTTGACATGAGGAAACCATTTGTGGGCTGGTGCTGATACATTATATAATGAGCTGCAGCAGGCTTGAGAGCACAGTGTCTTCACTTCAGCTACAGCATTTGCTCAGCACTCTCTAACACAACAAATGGACGGCAACTATTACAACCCCAACATGGGAGGCAACTCTTACAACCCCAACATAGGAGGCAACTATTACAACCCCAACATGGCCGGCAACTTTGGTAAGTCATGGTAATTTCTCCATGTTATAAATATCAATAatgctctttgtttttggaTACCCACACAGTTTCCAATGTGTTGAGTTTCTTCCATGTTTTAATACCCTGTATTGAGTATAATCTAAGATCAACTTGTCATACATCATAGTTTGATGTCATTAATTTTTCCTAGCAGGTAAAATGAATGACTCAGAAATACATGGCTTAAATGATATGTCAGAAAAAGACTCATCAATCACCGCAGGGCACAGCAATAGatgcttttttttccacatctttgttttattttttatgtacagtCCAACATAATTagctttttttaagctttttttcccattgtctttcatttttcaacaggCCAGACCTTAACGAATGATGAGGAGCTGAGGATAGTGATGGTGGGGAAGACTGGAATCGGAAAAAGTGCCACTGGAAACACCATCCTGGGTAGAGATTGCTTTGAATCAAAGTTCAGTTCAAAGTCTATGACTGTAGACTGTCACAAGGGCAGAGGCACAGTTGAGGGACAAAAGATTGCTGTTATTGACACCCCAGGTCTGTTCGACACCAGGTTTGGAATGGACAAGACAGCTAAAGATATCAGCCAGTGTGTCACCTATGCCTCTCCTGGTCCCCATGTGTTCCTGGTGGTCATCAGGCTGGGCAGATACACTGAAGAGGAGAAGCAGACGGTGCAAAGGATTCAAGAGATCTTTGGCCAGGCTGCAGACAGATACAGCATGATTCTCTTCACTGGTGGTGACATGTTGGATATGGAAGGAACCACGATTGAGAATTTCTTGGCTGAAAGCCAAGATTTGCAGGAACTTGTGGCCAGATGTAACGGCCAGTACCATGTCTTCAATAATAAGCAAAAAGATCGCTCTCAGGTCACCGTGCTGTTCCAGAAGATTAGAAACATAGCTAAGAAGAATGGAGGGAGTCATTACACCAATGAGATGTTCCAAGAGGCTGAGAGGGCAGTGGAGGCGGAAAAACAACGCATCctgaaggagaaagaagaggaaatacgcaaagaaaaagaaaagcttgaGAGGGAAGTAaagcaaaaatatgaaaaagagatgaagagaatcAATGAGCAACtccaagctgatagagagagagagagaaaagagagagaggaggagaggaagagggagaaggaggagttgaatgaggagagaaagagggagagggaggagagacaagcagagagaatgagagagagagaggaaaaagaaaaggagctgAACAAAATAAAAGGTCAGTTTGAGAGTGATTTGAGAGAGCAGAAGAAAAAACTGGaggacaggtatgacactgaaGCCAGAGTGGAAGCTGAGGAGTCCGATCCATTACGCCATTTGATGAAAGCTGGTGAAGCAGTTGTTGAGGCAGGCAAACATGTAGTCAATGGAGTTGCAGCAATGGGAAGGAAAATTGGGGGATGGTTCAAGAAAGTGTGGTAGTTTAACGGTGGAGAATCCCTCAAGAAGATCTCAGAGGACAGAGAATAAAGAGATAACAAATTTAATTTGCTGTTACCCTTTCTGTAGTTATCCAAGTGAATGAAGAAAagaaatatatttgtattattgcaACAGTGTATGTTGCAGGCTATAATACACTcacattattgctgttcaatGCATTTTACATAATCTTTGGCATAGGAAATAACAGCTCTGCATGTATCACATCAAAAGCTTAGATTAACTTAACATTGctctctgttttgttatttcatttttgtcaGTTTCCACTGTGATTTAGCTGATTGATAGTTATGCATTATCAGGAATATGTT
The Notolabrus celidotus isolate fNotCel1 chromosome 7, fNotCel1.pri, whole genome shotgun sequence DNA segment above includes these coding regions:
- the LOC117815531 gene encoding uncharacterized protein LOC117815531, producing MDGNYYNPNMGGNSYNPNIGGNYYNPNMAGNFGQTLTNDEELRIVMVGKTGIGKSATGNTILGRDCFESKFSSKSMTVDCHKGRGTVEGQKIAVIDTPGLFDTRFGMDKTAKDISQCVTYASPGPHVFLVVIRLGRYTEEEKQTVQRIQEIFGQAADRYSMILFTGGDMLDMEGTTIENFLAESQDLQELVARCNGQYHVFNNKQKDRSQVTVLFQKIRNIAKKNGGSHYTNEMFQEAERAVEAEKQRILKEKEEEIRKEKEKLEREVKQKYEKEMKRINEQLQADRERERKEREEERKREKEELNEERKREREERQAERMREREEKEKELNKIKGQFESDLREQKKKLEDRYDTEARVEAEESDPLRHLMKAGEAVVEAGKHVVNGVAAMGRKIGGWFKKVCVSSVFSSRDYLILLNLKKKGGHYNPNMAVNPGNTFTNDEELRIVMVGKTGNGKSATGNIILGRQCFKSKLGAQSMTMDCSKGKGTVDGQKVAVIDTPGLFDTRMGLENTTKNISQCISYASPGPHVFLVVIRLGRYTEEEKQTVQMIKEIFGQAADRYSMILFTGGDMLEMEETTIEDFLAESPDLQELVARCNGQYHVFNNMKKDPSQVTVLLQKIRNIAQENGGSHYTNEMFQEAERALDVEKQRILKEKEEQIRKKREEIEREVQRKYEKEMNRIKEELEAQRERERKETEKEIKREKEEMNEERKRERQQRQAESIKEREEKENELSNLRAKCDNDLMEEFETLQRQHQARSREEAEDFNPLFFLLKAVELVSGVKVLGTAIRGLFR